From a single Bacillus sp. NEB1478 genomic region:
- a CDS encoding glyoxalase — MIKGFGGIFWRTKNLEVIKKWYSEVLKIEIENWNGTVIKSELGNETIFSFFTEDDSYFPTEQQVMLNFEVHNLNETIKHLEHIGVPLAKKKEISEFGKFIWIEDPEGRLVELWEK; from the coding sequence ATGATAAAAGGCTTTGGAGGAATATTTTGGAGAACTAAGAATCTTGAAGTTATAAAAAAATGGTACAGTGAAGTGTTGAAGATTGAAATAGAAAATTGGAATGGGACTGTGATAAAATCCGAATTAGGAAATGAGACTATCTTTTCTTTCTTTACCGAGGATGACAGTTATTTTCCAACAGAACAACAAGTGATGTTAAATTTCGAAGTACATAATCTAAACGAAACTATTAAGCATCTTGAACATATTGGTGTACCTCTTGCAAAGAAAAAAGAGATTAGTGAATTTGGGAAGTTTATTTGGATTGAAGATCCAGAAGGTCGACTTGTCGAACTTTGGGAGAAATAA
- a CDS encoding YbaB/EbfC family nucleoid-associated protein, translated as MMKGNMNNMMKQMQKMQRDMAKAQEELKDKVIEGTAGGGMVTVKANGHKEIIDIVIKEEVVDPDDIDMLQDLVLAATNDALKKVDELVSQDMGKFTKGLNVPGLF; from the coding sequence ATGATGAAAGGCAATATGAACAATATGATGAAACAAATGCAAAAAATGCAGCGTGATATGGCAAAAGCACAAGAGGAATTAAAAGATAAAGTGATCGAAGGTACAGCAGGCGGCGGTATGGTAACTGTTAAAGCTAACGGCCACAAGGAAATCATTGATATTGTAATTAAAGAGGAAGTTGTAGACCCAGACGATATTGATATGCTCCAAGATCTTGTTTTAGCGGCTACGAACGATGCACTTAAAAAAGTAGACGAGTTGGTTTCACAAGATATGGGCAAATTCACTAAAGGGCTAAATGTTCCTGGTTTATTCTAG
- a CDS encoding YaaL family protein, whose amino-acid sequence MFFSRKGRLKRSGDQQLLQSLDELKSDWMHQKTIVERSVEPSEEVLFKLQLAESKYFFLLKEAKKRNVTTSRLK is encoded by the coding sequence ATGTTTTTTTCCCGTAAAGGGCGCTTGAAGCGGTCCGGAGATCAACAGTTGCTCCAAAGTCTTGATGAATTAAAGTCTGATTGGATGCATCAAAAAACAATTGTAGAACGAAGTGTTGAACCATCAGAAGAAGTTCTTTTTAAACTCCAATTAGCAGAATCGAAATACTTCTTCTTATTAAAAGAAGCAAAAAAAAGAAATGTAACGACTAGCAGATTAAAATAG
- a CDS encoding pro-sigmaK processing inhibitor BofA family protein: protein MEPITVIAILGTIIFILLLVGAPMRPIKWIGFAVTRFCIGALLLFLLNAIGNSYDIHIPINTFTALISGVAGLPGIASLVAIEFFILN, encoded by the coding sequence ATGGAGCCTATCACTGTTATTGCAATACTAGGAACCATTATTTTTATCTTATTACTTGTAGGTGCTCCAATGAGACCGATAAAGTGGATCGGATTTGCAGTAACCCGTTTTTGTATAGGAGCACTATTGCTTTTCTTATTAAATGCTATTGGGAATTCCTACGACATCCACATTCCGATCAATACGTTTACCGCTTTAATATCAGGAGTAGCGGGTCTGCCGGGAATAGCATCTTTGGTAGCGATAGAATTCTTTATACTTAATTAA
- the recR gene encoding recombination mediator RecR, whose protein sequence is MHYPEPISKLIESFMKLPGIGPKTAVRLAFFVLEMKEDDVLDFGRALVNAKRQLIYCSNCFHITDRDPCMICDDSSRDRSTLCVVHDSKDVIAMEKMKEYRGLYHVLHGAISPMDGVGPEDIKIAELLKRLSDEGVQEVIMATDPNIEGEATAMYIARLLKPTGIKITRIAHGLPVGGDLEYADEVTLSKALEGRREI, encoded by the coding sequence ATGCATTATCCCGAACCGATATCTAAACTGATCGAAAGCTTTATGAAATTGCCGGGCATCGGACCGAAAACGGCGGTTCGCCTGGCATTTTTCGTATTGGAGATGAAAGAAGATGACGTATTGGATTTTGGCCGTGCATTAGTAAATGCAAAACGTCAGCTTATCTATTGTTCCAACTGCTTTCATATTACTGACCGTGATCCTTGTATGATCTGTGATGATTCCAGCCGAGATCGTTCGACCCTTTGTGTTGTTCATGATTCAAAAGACGTCATCGCCATGGAAAAAATGAAAGAATATCGAGGTCTTTATCATGTCCTTCATGGAGCGATATCTCCAATGGACGGAGTAGGACCAGAAGACATAAAAATTGCCGAACTCTTAAAACGATTAAGTGATGAAGGCGTTCAAGAGGTTATTATGGCGACAGACCCTAATATTGAAGGGGAAGCAACTGCGATGTATATCGCACGGCTTTTAAAACCGACCGGTATTAAAATTACCCGTATCGCTCACGGACTTCCTGTAGGCGGAGACTTAGAATATGCGGATGAAGTAACGCTTTCTAAGGCGCTTGAAGGAAGAAGAGAAATTTAA